One window of the Pyrus communis chromosome 17, drPyrComm1.1, whole genome shotgun sequence genome contains the following:
- the LOC137722418 gene encoding putative polyol transporter 1, with product MEMADQRAENNVVSGQPQNSIADFDPPKKPKTKKFAVACAVLASMTSILLGYDIGVMSGASLFIKENLNISDVQVEVLNGTLNIYSLIGSALAGKTSDWIGRRYTIVLAGTIFFIGALLMGFAPNYAFLMFGRFIAGVGVGYALMIAPVYTAEISPASFRGFLTSFPEVFVNVGILLGYVSNFALAKLPIHLNWRIMLGIGAIPSVFLALGVLAMPESPRWLVMQGRLGDAKRVLNRTSSSEEESQLRLDEIKEAAGIPKDSKDEVVQVSKRSQGEGIWKELLIRPTPAVRHILIAALGIHFFQQVSGTDSVVLYSPRIFEKAGITSYNDKLLATVAVGFVKTIAILVATFQVDRFGRRALLLSSVGGMVVSFTLLGVGLTVVDQSHSKVPWAVGLCIAMVLFIVAFFSIGLGPITWVYSSEIFPLQLRAQGCSMGVAVNRLTSGVISMTFISLYKAITIGGAFFLYAGIAALSWVFFYTLYPETQGRSLEDMEVLFGKYHKWREANAMLNKTKQADHGFGDVNKAQIH from the exons ATGGAGATGGCTGACCAGAGAGCAGAAAATAACGTCGTCTCCGGCCAACCCCAGAATAGTATTGCTGACTTTGATCCCCCAAAGAAACCCAAGACAAAGAAGTTTGCTGTTGCCTGTGCCGTTTTGGCTTCAATGACGTCTATCTTACTGGGTTATG ATATTGGTGTAATGAGTGGAGCGTCTCTCTTCATCAAAGAAAACCTCAATATCAGCGATGTTCAAGTTGAAGTTCTTAACGGTACCTTGAATATATACTCTCTCATTGGCTCCGCCTTGGCCGGTAAAACCTCTGACTGGATTGGACGCCGGTACACCATAGTACTTGCCGGAACAATCTTCTTTATTGGAGCTCTCCTCATGGGTTTTGCCCCGAACTACGCCTTCCTCATGTTTGGTAGATTCATTGCCGGAGTTGGAGTTGGCTATGCTCTTATGATAGCTCCTGTCTACACCGCCGAGATCTCTCCGGCCTCGTTTCGTGGCTTCCTCACATCTTTCCCTGAG GTGTTTGTTAACGTTGGTATATTACTGGGGTACGTATCCAACTTTGCCTTAGCCAAGCTCCCAATCCACTTGAACTGGAGGATCATGCTCGGCATCGGCGCAATTCCCTCAGTTTTTCTAGCCCTCGGCGTTTTAGCCATGCCCGAGTCACCACGCTGGCTCGTCATGCAAGGGAGACTCGGAGACGCCAAGCGAGTACTAAATAGAACATCATCTTCTGAAGAGGAATCGCAGCTCAGACTAGACGAGATTAAAGAAGCTGCAGGAATCCCCAAAGACTCAAAGGATGAGGTCGTTCAGGTTTCTAAACGCAGCCAAGGTGAAGGTATATGGAAGGAATTGCTCATTCGCCCTACGCCGGCCGTTCGCCACATTTTAATAGCAGCCCTTGGTATCCACTTCTTCCAACAAGTGTCGGGTACAGACTCTGTGGTTTTGTACAGCCCCAGGATCTTCGAGAAAGCGGGAATCACTTCTTACAATGACAAGCTACTTGCAACCGTGGCTGTTGGATTTGTCAAGACCATTGCAATCTTGGTGGCAACATTTCAAGTTGATCGGTTCGGACGTCGTGCTTTGCTTTTAAGCAGCGTGGGTGGAATGGTAGTTTCTTTTACGCTACTCGGTGTGGGTCTTACGGTCGTTGATCAATCCCACAGCAAGGTCCCATGGGCCGTCGGGTTGTGCATCGCCATGGTACTATTCATAGTCGCTTTTTTCTCCATTGGGTTGGGACCCATCACGTGGGTCTACAGCTCTGAGATCTTTCCGTTGCAGTTGCGCGCACAAGGGTGCAGTATGGGGGTGGCCGTAAACAGGTTGACGAGCGGGGTCATCTCCATGACTTTTATTTCATTGTATAAGGCCATCACGATTGGTGGGGCCTTCTTTCTTTACGCGGGAATTGCTGCGCTTAGTTGGGTCTTCTTTTATACATTGTATCCAGAAACGCAGGGTCGATCCCTTGAAGATATGGAGGTCTTGTTTGGTAAATACCACAAGTGGAGAGAAGCCAATGCCATGCTTAACAAGACTAAGCAAGCTGATCATGGTTTTGGTGACGTCAACAAGGCTCAAATCCATTAG